In Halobaculum rubrum, the following are encoded in one genomic region:
- a CDS encoding cupin domain-containing protein, with amino-acid sequence MSEPDATTTDEPTTDGSTTEAVVKRGDELATSEVDAGEGMSKGVLIDESDDAPHFAMRRFELAPDAHVPNHTNEVEHEQYVLAGEYTVGLDGEEYTVAEGDALLIPAGVRHWYRNDGDEPAAFICVVPHGDDTIRVIDEE; translated from the coding sequence ATGAGCGAACCCGATGCGACGACGACGGACGAACCGACGACGGACGGATCGACAACCGAGGCCGTGGTGAAGCGCGGCGACGAGCTCGCGACGAGTGAGGTCGACGCGGGCGAGGGGATGTCGAAGGGTGTGCTCATCGACGAGTCCGACGACGCGCCGCACTTCGCGATGCGGCGGTTCGAGCTCGCGCCCGACGCGCACGTCCCGAACCACACCAACGAGGTCGAACACGAGCAGTACGTCCTCGCGGGCGAGTACACCGTGGGGCTCGACGGCGAGGAGTACACGGTGGCGGAGGGCGACGCGCTGCTCATCCCCGCGGGTGTCCGGCACTGGTACCGCAACGACGGCGACGAACCGGCCGCGTTCATCTGTGTGGTCCCCCACGGCGACGACACGATCCGCGTCATCGACGAGGAGTAG
- a CDS encoding ATP-binding protein, giving the protein MVASAYRWDVSSAGVTFLGAALIVATAYHHIVHEPSTVGQVIAPTAAFLLDGGLAVGVAAAGIAMARSDRGPEHNRTVAAFGAGTGLAFVAAVALTIGIRAAEGRTVPEPEFVLFTAVGAGFLTGALAGEYRARSRSYARSAARKRDSLAFVNGMLRHDVRNDAAVIAGYAEDLDGGEVATGDRTAATVVRDRAQRVVERTKLARAVAETVSGEADPDAIPLAPLVDEAVASARAAYPSATVTNEVPEGLAVPVNEAFRLVLDNLIENAIEHHNGDATVRIDAARNDDRVRIRVLDDGPGIDPETRSGLFDHAAGTAKGLHIVNTVVDGLGGDVRVEDREPEGTAFVITFPAAPDERQDGSETQESPEPYVSGGRQED; this is encoded by the coding sequence ATGGTCGCTTCCGCGTATCGATGGGACGTGTCCTCGGCGGGCGTGACGTTCCTCGGCGCGGCTCTGATTGTCGCGACCGCGTATCATCACATCGTCCACGAGCCGTCAACCGTTGGTCAAGTGATCGCCCCGACGGCCGCGTTCCTGCTCGACGGAGGCCTCGCGGTCGGCGTCGCCGCCGCGGGTATCGCGATGGCGCGGTCGGATCGGGGCCCCGAACACAACCGGACCGTCGCCGCGTTCGGCGCCGGAACCGGACTCGCCTTCGTCGCGGCGGTGGCGCTCACGATCGGGATCCGGGCGGCCGAGGGGCGGACGGTCCCGGAGCCGGAGTTCGTCTTGTTCACCGCCGTCGGCGCTGGATTCCTCACTGGCGCTCTCGCCGGGGAGTACCGAGCGCGCAGCCGCTCCTACGCCCGGTCGGCCGCCCGAAAGCGCGATTCGCTGGCGTTCGTCAACGGGATGCTCAGACACGACGTCCGCAACGACGCCGCGGTCATCGCCGGCTACGCCGAGGACCTCGACGGCGGGGAGGTGGCGACCGGCGACCGGACCGCGGCGACGGTCGTCCGCGACCGTGCACAGCGAGTCGTCGAGCGGACCAAGCTGGCCCGAGCGGTCGCCGAGACCGTCTCCGGGGAGGCCGATCCCGACGCGATCCCGCTCGCGCCGCTCGTCGACGAGGCGGTCGCGTCGGCCCGGGCCGCGTACCCGTCCGCGACGGTCACGAACGAGGTGCCGGAAGGGCTCGCCGTGCCCGTGAACGAGGCGTTCCGGCTCGTCCTCGATAACCTGATCGAGAACGCGATCGAACACCACAACGGCGACGCGACCGTCCGGATCGACGCCGCTCGGAACGACGATCGCGTCCGGATCCGCGTGCTGGACGACGGACCTGGGATCGACCCGGAGACGCGGTCCGGGCTGTTCGACCACGCGGCGGGAACTGCGAAGGGGCTCCACATCGTGAACACCGTCGTCGACGGGCTCGGCGGCGATGTACGCGTCGAAGACCGGGAGCCGGAAGGAACGGCGTTCGTGATCACGTTTCCGGCGGCGCCCGACGAACGGCAGGACGGATCGGAGACCCAAGAGTCCCCAGAGCCGTACGTTTCCGGCGGCCGTCAGGAAGACTGA
- a CDS encoding site-2 protease family protein yields the protein MRGIRVGRVAGIPIQLNWTFLLILPLFAYLIGSQVGEFAGIVGDTFGVAIAADALTGGTLPWVLGTAAALGLFVSVLLHEFGHSLTAMHYGYEIESITLWLFGGVASFEEMPEDWKQEFAVAIMGPVVSVALGVVTYVVLVSVSLPPTVAFVVGYLALMNLVLAAFNMLPGFPMDGGRVLRALLARNRPHARATQIAAEVGKVFAFLLGLFGLFGGNWLTVGLAFFIYIAASSEAQQTTMRAAFEGVIVDDIMTPREELNVVHPNDSVATLMERMFRERHTGYPVVKSGSLVGMVTLADAQGVREVERDAYTVQDVMETDIPSVTSDADAVTALETMQRRGVGRLVVVDADGELVGLISRTDLMTAFNVIQQGGRESLGIGAETGVLPDIGGRSV from the coding sequence ATGCGAGGAATCCGTGTCGGGCGGGTCGCCGGTATCCCGATCCAGCTGAACTGGACGTTTCTCCTGATCCTCCCGCTGTTCGCGTATCTCATCGGGAGCCAGGTCGGGGAGTTCGCCGGGATCGTCGGCGACACGTTCGGCGTCGCGATCGCTGCGGACGCGCTCACCGGTGGGACCCTCCCGTGGGTGCTCGGTACCGCCGCGGCGCTGGGGCTGTTCGTCTCCGTCCTGCTTCACGAGTTCGGGCACTCGCTGACCGCGATGCACTACGGCTACGAGATCGAGTCGATCACGCTGTGGCTGTTCGGCGGCGTGGCCTCCTTCGAGGAGATGCCTGAAGACTGGAAACAGGAGTTCGCCGTCGCGATCATGGGCCCGGTGGTTTCGGTCGCGCTCGGGGTCGTCACCTACGTCGTTCTCGTGAGCGTCAGCCTCCCGCCGACGGTCGCGTTCGTCGTCGGCTATCTCGCGCTGATGAATCTCGTGCTCGCGGCGTTCAACATGCTGCCCGGCTTCCCGATGGACGGGGGACGGGTGCTCCGGGCGCTGCTTGCGCGGAACCGCCCCCACGCCCGAGCGACCCAGATCGCCGCCGAGGTCGGGAAGGTGTTCGCGTTCCTGCTCGGCCTGTTCGGCCTGTTCGGCGGCAACTGGCTCACCGTCGGGCTCGCGTTCTTCATCTACATCGCCGCCTCCAGCGAGGCCCAACAGACGACGATGCGCGCCGCCTTCGAAGGGGTCATCGTCGACGACATCATGACGCCGCGCGAGGAACTGAACGTCGTCCACCCGAACGACAGCGTCGCGACCCTGATGGAGCGGATGTTTCGCGAGCGCCACACGGGCTACCCCGTCGTGAAGAGCGGCTCCCTCGTGGGGATGGTGACGCTGGCGGACGCACAGGGCGTCCGCGAGGTCGAGCGCGACGCCTACACGGTGCAAGACGTGATGGAGACGGACATCCCCAGCGTCACGTCCGACGCGGACGCGGTGACGGCGCTGGAGACGATGCAGCGGCGCGGCGTCGGCCGCCTCGTCGTCGTCGACGCCGACGGCGAACTCGTGGGACTCATCTCGCGGACCGACCTCATGACCGCGTTCAACGTCATTCAACAGGGTGGCCGGGAGTCGCTCGGTATCGGCGCCGAGACGGGCGTCCTCCCGGACATCGGCGGTCGGAGCGTCTGA
- a CDS encoding HalOD1 output domain-containing protein, with the protein MSDSDASEDERDDVPVGTARAPSSRIIDRVAAAEGTEPADLHARLYDVVDPEALDRVVERSSPGLTVAFRFNGYRVRVGGDGAVTVSAPVRK; encoded by the coding sequence ATGTCCGACAGCGATGCCAGCGAGGACGAGCGCGACGACGTGCCGGTGGGGACCGCTCGGGCGCCGAGCAGCCGCATCATCGACCGGGTCGCCGCGGCGGAAGGAACGGAACCCGCGGATCTCCATGCGCGCCTGTACGATGTCGTCGACCCGGAGGCACTCGATCGGGTTGTCGAGCGGAGTTCGCCGGGTCTGACGGTCGCGTTCCGATTCAACGGCTACCGCGTGCGTGTCGGCGGCGACGGCGCGGTCACCGTGTCGGCTCCGGTACGCAAGTAG
- a CDS encoding DUF5814 domain-containing protein: MAITDKIYLKNHRQIASQLDANVPKGAFSGATLDLVFSGDGLAELDETTRDRVLEFAEDFLDCACDDAPYCGHPERKFVRYLLELRAQGLGPDAIVDVMGDDYMLYAYPGDVLSFLDSAVRTLEATESLAAVEGDGEARDRARQARNELAR, from the coding sequence GTGGCCATCACGGACAAGATCTACCTGAAGAACCACCGGCAGATCGCCTCACAGCTCGACGCGAACGTTCCGAAAGGCGCGTTCTCGGGGGCGACGCTGGATCTGGTGTTCTCGGGCGACGGGCTCGCCGAACTCGATGAGACCACCCGCGACCGGGTGCTGGAGTTCGCCGAGGACTTCCTCGACTGCGCCTGCGACGACGCGCCGTACTGTGGCCACCCCGAGCGGAAGTTCGTTCGGTACCTGCTGGAGTTGCGCGCGCAGGGACTCGGCCCCGACGCCATCGTCGACGTGATGGGCGACGATTACATGCTGTACGCCTACCCCGGCGACGTGCTCTCGTTTCTCGACTCGGCAGTGCGCACCCTGGAGGCGACGGAGTCGCTCGCGGCCGTCGAGGGTGACGGGGAAGCAAGAGACCGGGCGCGGCAGGCACGGAACGAACTGGCGCGGTAA